The following are encoded in a window of Fulvia fulva chromosome 7, complete sequence genomic DNA:
- a CDS encoding Pre-mRNA-splicing factor slt11, whose translation MPPQIKQDLNRSGWETTDLPSCCERCLGDNPFTQMLKEDYGEACKLCTRPFTVFKWKADRTSRQKRTGICLTCARLKNCCQCCMLDLAFGLPITIRDAALKMVAPGPQSEVNREYFAQNNEREIEEGRGLEGYEKTDEKARDLLRRLASSEPYYKKQRRLEAEAESEGGQKLLEGGSSAEGGHKPGPIRTADSRPKSQYGSAYGPPSRGGAAPRGGRGGARGGRGFPGGAALPIKPEDIAPPRDTNITSLFVTGVEDDMPEHEIRSHFQQYGALRSLVCSHRSHCAFVNYMEREGAEAAAAACQGRAVVKGVPLRVQWGKPKPLDNMDRDQRMENARAGRAVESRQKAIAGPAGQKAIAGGSAQVEDLDSLAAVAPPPGQGEVEYAAMAGE comes from the coding sequence ATGCCACCTCAAATCAAGCAGGACCTGAACAGATCAGGTTGGGAGACGACCGATCTGCCATCCTGCTGCGAGCGATGCCTAGGAGACAACCCATTTACTCAGATGCTCAAAGAGGACTATGGTGAAGCCTGCAAGCTCTGCACACGACCTTTCACTGTCTTCAAATGGAAAGCCGACCGAACATCACGACAAAAGCGAACCGGTATCTGCTTGACTTGCGCGCGACTCAAGAACTGCTGTCAGTGCTGTATGCTAGATCTGGCCTTTGGACTGCCTATCACGATTCGAGATGCTGCGTTGAAGATGGTTGCGCCGGGACCGCAGAGTGAGGTGAACCGAGAATACTTCGCACAGAACAATGAGCGCGAGATTGAAGAGGGCAGAGGACTCGAAGGATACGAAAAAACAGACGAGAAGGCACGCGATCTGCTACGGAGACTCGCCAGTTCAGAACCATACTACAAGAAACAAAGACGGCTAGAAGCTGAAGCGGAGTCGGAAGGTGGACAGAAGCTGCTTGAAGGTGGTTCAAGTGCAGAAGGTGGACACAAACCAGGACCTATCAGAACAGCAGACTCGCGACCAAAGTCACAATATGGCTCAGCATACGGCCCTCCATCTCGAGGCGGAGCAGCACCAAGAGGCGGCAGAGGAGGTGCACGAGGTGGCCGAGGCTTCCCAGGAGGAGCAGCATTACCGATCAAGCCGGAAGATATCGCTCCACCTAGGGACACCAACATCACATCGCTATTCGTCACTGGAGTCGAGGACGACATGCCAGAACACGAAATCCGGTCCCACTTCCAGCAGTACGGTGCACTCCGATCGCTCGTCTGCAGCCATCGATCACATTGCGCATTTGTAAACTACATGGAACGAGAAGGCGCAGAGGCTGCAGCGGCAGCATGTCAGGGAAGAGCAGTGGTGAAGGGCGTACCGTTGAGAGTGCAGTGGGGCAAGCCGAAGCCATTGGACAATATGGATCGCGATCAGAGGATGGAGAATGCTAGAGCTGGCAGGGCCGTGGAGAGCCGGCAGAAGGCGATAGCAGGACCGGCTGGTCAGAAGGCTATTGCTGGTGGATCTGCGCAGGTGGAGGATCTGGATAGTCTTGCTGCTGTTGCTCCGCCGCCTGGTCAGGGTGAGGTGGAGTATGCGGCGATGGCGGGGGAGTAG
- a CDS encoding Mitochondrial zinc maintenance protein 1, mitochondrial yields MSVHLTFAERLTNRFAILSTYRALLRATKIAFASDQATLRASRDFARSQFREKRTLKEGGLEAGQAVEHAQGVTRILRENVVQGRNVGGEKYKLNIHEHTQRLDNDEAGRLKGTKKSFKEIKDSIF; encoded by the coding sequence ATGTCCGTCCACCTAACCTTCGCCGAACGCCTCACAAACCGCTTCGCCATCCTCAGCACCTACCGCGCCCTCCTGCGCGCCACAAAGATAGCCTTCGCCTCCGACCAAGCCACCCTGCGCGCCTCCCGCGACTTCGCACGCTCCCAATTCCGCGAAAAGAGAACCCTCAAAGAAGGCGGTCTCGAAGCCGGCCAAGCCGTCGAGCACGCGCAAGGCGTCACCCGAATCTTGCGGGAGAATGTGGTGCAAGGGAGGAACGTGGGCGGGGAGAAGTATAAATTGAATATCCACGAGCATACGCAGAGGTTGGACAATGATGAGGCTGGAAGGCTAAAGGGGACGAAGAAGAGTTTCAAGGAGATTAAGGATTCGATTTTTTGA
- a CDS encoding putative feruloyl esterase: MKHKLTLTAIVCSALTLAAAKQTPCSANNIKTPEYFGLEVLNIQAQEVKDYNEWGIMAPMFQIASEPKPVTFCNVTVTYTHPGTNDNVNVCIALPTSDWNERFIALGGGGLSGGFSEAHIAGLAAGYATALTDSGHSMDPVNASSWALKSPGNIDWQLLQDNGYLTLDDMTAISKQVVSSFYGKPAKYSYWNGCSNGGRQGLVQAQRYPKNYDGILAAAPAIDWASFTVGMHWAHVQMIKHDYVPAACELAAVHELVIEACDELDGVKDGVISAPGLCHFDAKDAVGRKCCSSKSTITKKTADIVNAVWAGAEQDGQARRPGQGRDMPFGPEQQEAIGTGGLAQTWCEDGKCRQIPFMISAQWLQYFIAKDPDYNPLKMSEDEFFNFLRRSSQEYGSVMNADWTDLSEFKAAGGKMITWHGLADELLLPNTTAQYYDQVLEQDPSARDYYRYFEAPGVGHCFGGPGYYPGNVWDSLVDWVEKGKAPEELEGASPAGASRPICQYPKVARYVGGDAKDASSFECAEDFGTKKADANGKDEL, encoded by the exons ATGAAGCATAAATTGACACTTACTGCAATAGTCTGCTCTGCACTTACACTTGCAGCAGCAAAACAGACACCATGCTCTGCCAACAACATCAAGACACCAGAATACTTCGGCCTCGAGGTCCTCAACATCCAAGCACAAGAGGTAAAAGACTATAATGAATGGGGGATCATGGCCCCGATGTTCCAAATCGCCAGCGAACCAAAACCAGTAACCTTCTGCAACGTAACAGTGACCTACACCCACCCTGGTACAAACGACAACGTGAACGTCTGCATCGCGCTCCCCACTTCAGATTGGAATGAGCGATTCATCGCACTGGGTGGCGGAGGTCTATCAGGTGGATTCTCAGAAGCGCATATCGCAGGACTTGCCGCAGGCTACGCCACTGCTCTCACCGACTCTGGTCACTCCATGGACCCCGTCAACGCGAGTAGCTGGGCGCTCAAGAGTCCTGGAAATATTGACTGGCAGTTGCTGCAAGACAATGGGTACCTAACTTTGGACGACATGACGGCGATTTCGAAGCAAGTTGTCTCGAGCTTCTATGGGAAGCCAGCTAAGTACTCCTACTGGAATGGATGCTCCAATGGTGGTCGGCAAGGCTTAGTGCAGGCACAGCGATATCCAAAGAACTACGACGGTATTCTAGCGGCGGCACCAGCGATTGACTGGGCCAGCTTTACGGTCGGTATGCATTGGGCGCATGTGCAGATGATCAAGCATGACTATGTACCTGCAGCTTGTGAGCTCGCTGCCGTCCACGAATTGGTCATAGAAGCTTGTGACGAGCTCGATGGCGTCAAAGACGGCGTGATCTCTGCTCCTGGCCTTTGTCACTTCGATGCTAAAGACGCAGTGGGGCGAAAGTGCTGCTCAAGCAAATCGACAATCACGAAGAAGACAGCAGACATTGTGAATGCTGTCTGGGCCGGAGCCGAACAGGACGGACAAGCGAGACGCCCTGGTCAGGGTCGAGACATGCCCTTCGGCCCTGAGCAACAGGAGGCGATTGGCACGGGTGGCCTAGCACAGACATGGTGTGAAGACGGCAAGTGCCGACAAATACCCTTCATGATCAGTGCACAGTGGTTGCAGTACTTCATTGCGAAGGATCCGGACTATAATCCGTTGAAGATGAGCGAGGACGAGTTCTTCAACTTTCTGCGGAGATCTTCGCAAGAGTACGGTTCCGTGATGAATGCTGATTGGACTGATCTGAGCGAGTTCAAGGCCGCTGGTGGAAAGATGATTACATG GCACGGCCTTGCTGATGAGCTCCTCCTTCCCAACACCACAGCCCAATACTACGACCAGGTCCTGGAGCAAGATCCGAGCGCACGTGACTATTACCGCTACTTCGAGGCGCCTGGAGTGGGCCACTGCTTCGGCGGCCCTGGATACTACCCTGGCAATGTGTGGGATTCCCTTGTCGACTGGGTCGAGAAAGGGAAAGCACCGGAAGAGCTGGAGGGTGCGTCGCCTGCTGGCGCAAGTAGACCGATCTGCCAGTATCCAAAGGTGGCGAGGTATGTCGGTGGTGATGCGAAGGATGCTTCGTCGTTTGAGTGTGCGGAAGACTTTGGGACCAAGAAGGCGGATGCGAATGGGAAGGATGAGCTTTGA
- a CDS encoding Aldehyde dehydrogenase — MVDFLFSKDNLPKQLIINNEYVNSKSDRKLSVRNPKNGELVADDVPIAGEQDLDAAVTAAEKAFPAWKATLPSKRRDMLNKLADLIDEHGKALGELTRITLGAPWGSFGLFEVSLCAETLRYNAGWTDKFAGESYPQEDGFLKIVRNEPLGVTAGIIPWNGPIGNVGLKAGPALATGNCFILKPSEKTPFAALALLPLIKEAGFPPGVFQILSGDGTTGALLASHMRVRKVSFTGSIPTGKKIQEMAAKSNLKRVTLELGGKSPAVVFNDCNLDNAVTWTVNAITGHSGQVCFAASRVYVQEGIYDKFIEKYKEAFEERTKALGDPDSESTLMGPLVDEAQFKRVTGFIERGKSYEAGTLLTGGARVGDKGYFIEPTIFTNVKPDAEIHTDEIFGPVSVVRTFKTDEEVLKISNDSEYGLMAGVFTQDINKAMRVASAFDSGMVGINCISLMMTQAPFGGSKQSGVGREAGVHALRAFTDPKTIMVNMTY, encoded by the exons ATGGTCGACTTCCTCTTCAGCAAAGATAACCTGCCAAAGCAGCTGATTATCAACAACGAGTATGTCAACTCGAAAAGCGACAGGAAGCTCTCGGTCAGAAATCCCAAGAATGGAGAGCTCGTTGCAGACGATGTGCCCATAGCAGGGGAGCAGGATCTTGACGCTGCGGTTACCGCCGCTGAGAAAGCCTTTCCAGCATGGAAGGCAACTCTGCCCAGCAAGAGACGTGATATGCTCAACAAGCTTGCCGATCTGATCGATGAGCATGGCAAAGCACTGGGCGAGCTGACCAGAATCACTCTGGGTGCACCGTGGGGCAGTTTCGGACTCTTCGAGGTCAGTCTATGTGCAGAGACTTTGCGGTACAATGCTGG ATGGACAGACAAGTTCGCAGGCGAGTCCTACCCGCAGGAAGACGGCTTCCTCAAGATCGTTCGTAACGAACCATTGGGTGTGACAGCTGGCATCATTCCTTGGAACGGCCCCATCGGTAATGTTGGCCTGAAGGCAGGTCCTGCTTTGGCGACTGGAAACTGCTTCATCTTGAAGCCTTCGGAGAAGACGCCGTTCGCAGCTCTGGCATTGCTTCCACTCATCAAGGAAGCTGGCTTTCCACCGGGAGTGTTTCAAATCTTGTCTGGGGATGGTACTACTGGTGCACTGCTTGCCAGCCACATGCGAGTGCGTAAGGTGTCTTTCACTGGCTCGATCCCTACAGGCAAGAAGATTCAGGAAATGGCCGCTAAATCCAACTTGAAGCGTGTTACTCTTGAGTTGGGAGGCAAATCTCCTGCCGTGGTGTTCAACGACTGTAATCTGGACAATGCCGTTACATGGACTGTGAATGCCATCACGGGTCACTCTGGCCAAGTCTGCTTCGCCGCTTCACGAGTATACGTGCAAGaaggcatctacgataaATTCATCGAGAAGTACAAagaagctttcgaagagcgCACGAAAGCACTAGGTGACCCTGACTCCGAGTCGACCCTCATGGGACCACTGGTCGACGAAGCTCAGTTCAAGCGCGTGACCGGCTTCATCGAGCGTGGCAAGTCTTACGAAGCAGGCACACTCCTCACCGGTGGAGCTCGTGTTGGCGACAAAGGATACTTCATCGAGCCTACCATCTTCACCAACGTCAAGCCAGACGCCGAGATCCATACGGATGAGATCTTCGGCCCTGTGTCTGTAGTGCGTACATTCAAGACTGACGAGGAAGTCCTCAAGATCAGCAATGATAGCGAGTACGGGCTCATGGCTGGGGTGTTCACGCAGGATATCAACAAGGCTATGCGCGTTGCGAGTGCTTTTGATTCTGGGATGGTGGGCATCAATTGCATTTCGTTGATGATGACGCAGGCGCCCTTTGGAGGCTCGAAGCAGAGTGGTGTTGGGAGAGAGGCGGGTGTTCATGCTTTGAGGGCGTTTACGGATCCGAAGACGATTATGGTGAATATGACGTACTAG
- a CDS encoding Sterol 24-C-methyltransferase, with the protein MGATQLEKEDKERDAAFKEALHGKSAQRGTWSAMLSKNKDAQKAAVDEYFKHWDNKGHEDETEETRKQRRDEYATLTRHYYNLATDLYEYGWAQSFHFCRFSKGEPFRQALARHEHYLALKMNLQEGQRVLDVGCGVGGPAREIAKFSGVNIVGLNNNDYQIERATRYAEKEGLSNQLSYVKGDFMQMSFPDNSFDAVYAIEATVHAPSLEGIYSEIFRVLKPGGVFGVYEWLMTDKYNNDDLHHREIRLGIEEGDGISNMEKIEVALEAMKAAGFELEEHEDLADRPDELPWYWPLSGELKYMQSVWDLPTLVRMTHIGRGLAHRFVGGLEMIGLAPRGTQKTADSLAKAADCLVAGGKEKLFTPMYLMVGRKPAK; encoded by the coding sequence ATGGGCGCAACACAACTCGAGAAGGAAGACAAGGAGCGCGATGCTGCCTTCAAGGAAGCCCTCCACGGCAAAAGCGCCCAACGAGGCACCTGGTCCGCCATGCTAAGCAAGAACAAGGACGCCCAAAAAGCCGCCGTCGACGAATACTTCAAGCACTGGGACAACAAGGGCCACGAAGACGAGACGGAGGAAACCCGCAAGCAGCGCCGCGACGAGTACGCAACCCTCACCCGCCACTACTACAACCTCGCAACCGACCTGTACGAGTACGGCTGGGCACAATCCTTCCACTTCTGCCGCTTCTCCAAGGGCGAGCCTTTCCGCCAGGCATTGGCTCGACACGAACATTACCTCGCCCTGAAGATGAACCTGCAAGAGGGACAGCGAGTTCTTGATGTGGGATGTGGTGTGGGTGGACCAGCGAGGGAGATTGCCAAGTTCTCTGGTGTGAATATTGTTGGGTTGAACAACAACGATTACCAGATCGAGCGCGCGACACGGTATGCGGAGAAGGAGGGTCTTTCGAATCAGCTCAGCTACGTCAAGGGCGATTTCATGCAGATGAGCTTTCCGGACAACAGCTTCGATGCCGTCTACGCGATTGAGGCGACGGTGCATGCGCCTTCCCTTGAGGGCATCTACAGCGAGATCTTCCGCGTGCTGAAGCCGGGTGGTGTGTTTGGTGTGTACGAGTGGCTCATGACGGACAAGTACAACAACGATGATCTGCACCACCGCGAGATTCGCTTGGGAATTGAGGAAGGTGATGGAATCTCGAACATGGAGAAGATCGAGGTGGCGCTGGAGGCGATGAAGGCAGCTGGCTTCGAGCTGGAAGAGCACGAAGATCTCGCAGACCGACCGGACGAGCTGCCATGGTACTGGCCGTTGTCTGGTGAGCTCAAGTACATGCAGAGCGTGTGGGACTTGCCAACGCTGGTCCGCATGACCCACATCGGTCGTGGTCTGGCGCACAGATTCGTCGGTGGTCTTGAGATGATTGGGCTGGCGCCACGGGGTACGCAGAAGACGGCAGATTCGCTGGCTAAGGCTGCTGATTGCTTGGTCGCGGGTGGTAAGGAGAAGCTGTTCACGCCCATGTACCTTATGGTGGGCAGGAAGCCGGCGAAGTGA